The DNA window ggagtttgtgatgtgaaggtgtggagggagcttcactctgtgtctgaccccgggagtgtgcgatgggacagtgtggagggagcttcactctttgtctgaccctgggagtgtgtaatgggatggtgtggagggagcttcactgtgtgtctgaccctgggagtatgtgatgggatggtgtggagggaccttcactctctgatctgggagtgtgtgatggaacggtgtagagggagcttcactctttgatccaggagtgtgtgatgggacagtgtggagggagcttcactctgtgtctgaccctgggagtgtgtgatgggatggtgtggagggaccttcactctctgatctgggagtgtgtgatgggacggtgtagagggagcatCACTCTATGatccgtgagtgtgtgatgggatggtatggagggagcgTCACTCTCAgatccaggagtgtgtgatggtctcaactcttctctcccttctcttttctTAGAGCCCATTGATTGGGAGTGGGGCCAGaatgaggagcagaaataggccattcagcccattgagtctgctccgccacttaatcatgagctgatccattttccccattgcccggccttctctccataacctttgatgccctggttaatcaagaacttatcagtcTCTGCCTTGAATGCACCcaatggcctccacaactgcctctggcaacaaatttaccaccctcttgccaaagaaattcctctgcctcTCTGTTCTAAGCACATCCGAAGCTTTGCCCTCTTGACCTTGACTCTCCTACCGTgcgaaacaacttttctacatctactatgttcatgcctttcaacgttcaaaatttTCAGTGagacccccctcattctcctaaattccaatgaatacagggcaggagctgtcaaatgttcatcGTAGGACAACCCTTTCATTCtcaaaatcatccttgtgaacttcctctgaaccctctccaacatcagcattcccttttttaaaaggaatccaaaactgctcacaatacttcaagtgaggtctcaccagtgccttataaagcctcaacatcacatccctgctcttatattctattcctcttgaaaggaACATCAGCATTCTGTCACTGAACAGGGTTACAACTTCTCACACCAACTCTTCCCGGCCTCAAGTTCCAGGCGGCTGGGGAGTTGCTGAACCACCTTTCCAAACCTGTAACACAATGCTCCACCTCGGCCCCTGATGTAACGGTGACGACTCCTGCGCAGGAGACCTCTACTCAGGAGCCTGCCCTTCTGGGATGGTGAAATGAGCACCCATGTTGTGTTTGGATTGTCAGTACCCAGTACCCTGGGCACGAGAGGCATCAGCTTTGGGAGGTGTTGTAGGAGTGGCCTGGGTGGGTGATTGAGATGTCAGAGTGGCCTTCCTATCCACGTCTTTGGTCCCTACGTGGACCACGACATCAAGCTGCTCACTTTCCCTCCATGAACTTGCTCCAAGAATGCCGAGGTTGATCTGAGAAATCCTGGAccttggcacctgggaggcaacataccatccgggatactcGACCTATCTGTCCGCCTATCAAGTCccatatcactacagctcacctctcatcccttctgagccacagaaCCACACTCAATGCCAGAGACCTGTTTGCTGTGGCTTGTTCCTGGTAGGTCAGCCTCCTCCAAAACATGTTATTGATGGGAAtggccctgcactgcctgcctgttccctttccctctcctgactgtcacccagctaccctcctcctgcctcctcggACCCTGCAACTCCTGCCTATCACGCCCTCAgcttcctgaatgatctggagttcatcctgGCCCAGTTCCCGAACACAGTTGGAAaggagctgcaactggatgcacaTCTCACAGATGAGGTCACCAGAGATAATGTTGGCTTCTCTGCCTATCCACCtactgccctggctgccattcctaTCGTCcatgaaacacaaaaaaaataagaaaatccTGCCCTTACATGTACCTTGCTAAATCCTTTTACTACTCAATGGGTGCCTTacctcaactcctgcaccaccacctctgCTTGCCCAGGCCTTATGGTGGTCACTCCACTGaagcccccccacctccttcctttAGTCAATGAACCAATGGATGACATTTACAAACACCTACTTTTCCCGGTGCTTCCTGCTCCCATTCAAAGTCCTGCTCTTGCAGTTGCTCCAGGGATTCCATTCTCAATTCCCGTTGCCCAGGAAAGGAGATCCTGAAGGACCCTCCAGTAGGGGAGAAGGCTTGGGGGTGTGAGATGACACAGCAATGGGCGAAAAGACGGCATCTTTCCCCCACAGCCATCATGCTCGTGGATGAccctgttgtgagtgaggaaacaggtttggtaggtctcaaaggcaaggactctgaacacagttttgatgtagggaaggattttattcacagaaggcaagtgtggggaatggtaactgatgcagcacaGATGGGCACAGGCACCTGCAGAaccccgcacacacacacacacacacacacacacacacacacacacagaactggtacatacaatgatcagggaaaaatcactacaatgccccaccacccctcaacTCGATGCAGGCACAGCtcgatgctacaagggacactaattaaaaactcccaacccttttaacagtgcacatcttaccaacagtttctccagcaccctttcaCATTTCTAGTCCTGGAATGAAGCAAAGAGAAAgcaaagagcacatggcatctTTATAGTGCTGGCGGGACAAGCCCACACAAGCCAATGACTCTGTGGCAGGGGgtttaatctaattacaacagccaatggcccaaggccaagtacaggcaggctggaaagTCCAGTCCTGCAAGGTGTGCACCAATGGATGGGTTAGAACCCAACCttaattggcagctggtgtgtcctccgactaggtagggggcagggctgtcacgtgacagccacaacccttccccatACAGACCTCCACCGTGCTCTCGTGCTCCCCTTGCTGTGTGCTTATGACCTTCCTTTTCACTCTCTCTGTGAGTTTCTCTCACTTTACATGGCTATGTGAGTGTTCAAATTGCcggagaacccttctcactgacaCACAAAGTCGGGTTGTCTTTGTGATCTCTTGAAGGATGCAGTGACTGTGGCTGACGTTGTCATTTGGGGAACACTCCACCCTCTCCTGCAGAATGATGTCAACTTTCAAGGTATCGCGTCAGAGATGCTTCCTTCAACTACTGCCGCGGTTGTAAGTGCAGCTTCCCACTAGAGGACCTgatccctccaccccctcagaTACATTCACCCTGAGAAACAACCCTTTCTCCTGGTCCCTGAGGCCCTATCAGAGAGTTCAACAGCATGGAACCTGGCCCTAATTGGCTGGGAGTGCGGAGGGGACAGTGTCGGGTCAGTTTCTGAGTGAGGGGGCAGTGTCGGGTCAGTTTAGTGAGGGGGCAGTGTCGGGTCAGTTTCTGAGTGAGGGGGCAGTGTCGGGTCAGTTTCTGAGTGAGGGTGCAGTGTCAGATATTTTCCAAGGTAAAGGGCAGTCTGGTCATATTTTCTGAGGGAGGGAGCAGAGTCTACGTCCCCCTGCACTCCTGGGCACTTGAGTTTTAAACCATGATTCAACCAGTCAGTATGTTCCATGGCTGCCTGGAGAAGTTAAACCATGTGCTGAAGACCCTGAGAAAGTCGTGGCGTTGTGCCTTCCTCACGGATACttcgatgtgctggctccaggagagagcTTCTGATATGTGGACTCTGGAACTTGAGGGAGGGGAcatccctctccacctccctcctgtCATTTCATGGACATTTGTGCCAGTACATGATGAAAGGTTGTGAGGGATGTGGGCTGGGCTGAGCGTTTTTCCGCGTCAACCTGTCCCATGGAGGGAACAAATTAATTTGATTTCCTACCCTGTCTGCCATTATAAACTTGCTGTCCTTTCACTGCAGGTGGATTTGTGTCTCTGTGGGAGTGGTTCCAGCGTATGAGTTGCATGGGAGCCTGCGTTGCCGCTGTGGACGCAGTGCTCCAGGGGAAAGGCGTGCAGGTCTTCAAAGGCTACCTGCAGAAACAGTCACCTCCTCCGTCGGCTGACCAGCTCACTGCTAATGGAACACAGGTACGGCTGTGATAGAGGGGAACTCCTCATTCACCTCCCAGTCCCTTGCAGGTGGGGCACCAGTTACAGATGGTGCCTCAGCTCCTTGGCGATCCCTACCTCTGTCTCTGTGTTTGTCTGCACGTTTCTGTCTGTGTGTCTAAGCACGTctgcctgtgtatgtgtgtgaagtGTTAGTGTGCCCCAGCCTGCTTTACCTCCAACGGCTATGGCCCCATACTCCAACCACTGAAGGCAGACGCTGCTCTCTGAAGCTGTGGTTCCTGCACCTGTGTCCTCAGGGTGGGGCAGGCCTGGATCGCAGGGTCACGGAGGAGGATGAACGGAAGGCAGAGGAAGCCTGGTGCAGTGGACTGGCAGCTCTCCCCAAACCCCGGGATGTACAGCAGCCGATGTGAGTATCCTCATCCCTCGGGAGTCGTCATGTTCCCCTATATCCCAATTCATATGCGActgccctccctctccctcccctcccccccacattgAGCTCTGGACCTCCCTGCCtacgcctcccccccaccccctctccagcTGCCCTACCCTGAGCTCTGAACATCCCTCCCTGCCCCTCTGTAGTGAACaaagattcactagaagtgtgctgtactgacgactggtcctGCCTCCTGTCTCCTCCCCCCCAagggcctgtatataaccctgatttcccgcctaaaccctgaacccctctgaagcctgtttgtGAACTCTACCAGTTGTAAGTtaataaaagcgttagttctccctccagttgagtgATAAAAATCTACGCTACACCACCAACCCCCGCTCTGAttatccctcctctccccacaagTCCCCCCTGCCCCCCATCCCTGAGCCTGGATCTCCCTGTCTAcactcctccccgcccctcccaacTGCTTGAGCTCTGAacctccctccctgccccccacaCCACCAACCTTGAGCTCtgatcccccctctccccactggaTCCCCTCACCTCCgtatcctccctctcccccacctcgcTATCCTCACTCTCGTTGATGTTCCCACAGCCCCTCCCCATCCTTCTACCCCCTCTCTTCCACTTCCCTCTCCCATACGTCCTTCTCACAGCACCCTTTACCCCTCCAAAACTCACTTGCAGATGCCACTCAGGTGGGTGAATTTGTGGACACTTGTGGAGcaggctctgtggttagtaagggattacttcagctggtatgtgagttggggggggaaatggttgagaaccactgtagagGGTAGGCAAAGGATACACCAGGATGCAGATCGGTCAcagatgtgggcagagaaatggccaatggaatttaattcGGACAAGTGCACCTTGGTCAGATACAAGGCGAATGTTTTCAGGGAATGGGAAGACTCAGCTGAAATGAGTGGTCACTGGCTAAAAAGGAAGGATGTTATCTGGGCTTCAAATGACCGCTAGGAGACCCTGGGACACACACCCAGGTCTGATCAGCCTGCCGTGGCAGAGGGTCTCTTGTGTTAAAAAGGCCAAAACACCTAAGGATATCAGGGAATACAGCTGAAGGTGTGTCTGATACCAGATAGTATTCCCTAGTCATCCTCCATCTGACCCTACTAACTCGATGAGGGGGGATATCAATCAAACCAATACTGAAATGTCAGGGATTGTAACACGTAGTCCTATATATCAACCTGAATTAACAGCATTGATGTGCGGAGGGATCTGAGGGTCCAGGCCCATTGCTCCCTGACGGTGGTCACACAAGGAGGTGGGGTGATAAAGAGGGGGAGTGGGACGCTGGGCTTCACGGGGCAGGGCCCTGAGTAGAAAAGCAAGGAGGTTACGTTGCAGCGAGATAAAACTTTGGAACACtctgtacagttctggttgccccatcaggacgtggaggctttggaaacgGGACAGGAGAGGTtccccaggatgtggcctggattggaggggATGGGTCACGGGGAGAGGTGGGACAAACCTGGGTTGGTTTTTCttgggcatcagaggctgaggggagacctgatggaggtttgtaaaatgatgaggggcaGTAATAGGGTGGGCAGTCCAAATGGTTTCTGAGTTTGACTTGGGTtttgtggtcagcacagacacgtgggctAAAGGGCTGCCCTGTTCTCTGTTGTTAGTGTTATCCTTTTTCTGAGCTCCTCTGTGTATTCACAGATTAccccagaagaatgagaggaatctCCTCATCACCAGTGCCTTGCCATATGTGAACAACGTCCCCCACCTGGGCAACATTATTGGCTGTGTGCTGAGTGCCGATGTCTTTGCCAGGTAGGGTAAGGGAGGGGCGAGTCGGTAACCTGCCCCAAACTGCCTCGATCAGGGGCCCGGGAGCTGTCCACGCTGCTTAGCTGGGGGTGGGTTAGGATGAAGGAGATTAGGAGAGAGGCATGAATAACCTTCTGTTCCAGTGCAATAGGCCAGAGagtggctgaatggcctcctgtcaCAGGGTAACAGGCTGGAGAgaagctgaatggcctcctgtctTGTAATAGGCTGAATGTTCCCTGACCCTGTGTAACAGATAGGAAAGTACTTAATATTTCCTGTCTTGGGGTAACGGGCTAGGGAGGGGCTGAACGGCTGTCTCTCCTGGTGTAACAGGCTGGAGAGGGCCTGAACGGCCTCCTGTCCCAGGGAAACAGGCTGGAAAGGGGCTGTCCATGTGTGAACACCATTCAGCCGGGTCAGTGAAGGATATCTCTCACCCCACCCTTGCAGGTACAGCCGCCTACGTGGGTGGAACACCCTGTACATCTGTGGGACGGACGAGTACGGCACGGCCACAGAGACCAAGGCTCTGGAGGAAGGTTTATCTCCCCGCCAGATCTGTGACAAATACAACGCTATTCACGCCCGTATCTACCGCTGGTTTAATATCTCATTCGACTACTTTGGGCGGACCAGCACACAGCACCAGACTCGGTATGGTACGGGACTTGTTCAGAGTCAGAGCACAATGTCAGGTGGGGGGGTGGCAGGGAAGGACATCAGCGGGGGTGTGGCGGGGGGAAGGACATCAGTCGGGGGTCCAGACGATTCTCGTCTGTGGACGGGTCAGCAGTACAGCCATACACTGGTCCCACCCCCAACAGACTCCCACAGGACACGGGtttccccacccacctcccccacagGACACCTGTCATTACCACGCAcagcaggagggagaggggagggtcgGGGGGGGGAGGCGAGAAAGCAGTGGAGCCCTGCCCCTTACCAATGTCCTCCTTGTAGCATTGCCCAGGACATCTTCAGCCGCTTGCAGGAGAGAGGGTTCCTGACCAGTCAGACGGTGGACCAGTTGTGCTGTGAGAAGTGCCAGCGTTTCCTGGCGGACCGATTCGTTGAGGGGATTTGCCCCTTCTGTAGCTACCAGGAGGCTCGAGGGGACCAGTGTGACCTCTGTGGCAAACTCATCAACGCTGTCGACCTCAAGGTGGGCCACTGATCCCTCATTAGCGTTTTATCACATGCTTCTCAGTTGTTTGTGTATATGTGCCAGCATGACGTTCAACGTGCAAGAGTTACACTGTGGGAACAAGCACTTCAGCCCAGCTCGTCCATGTCGACCAACCTAGTCCCATTGCCTGTATTTGGCCTGTCTCTGAACATTTCCTGTCCACACACCTGtctcaatgtcttttaaatggtgtagtAATTCCCACCTCTACCATTTGGATAAGGTGggtggtcacagtcttttccccagggtcagGGAGTGTAAAACTAGAGGGACAGGTTTAAGggtagaggggagagatttaaaggggacctgagaggcaccttcttcacatagagggtagtgggtgtgtggaacgagctggaaGTGGTGGAGAAGGGGACAATTACACCGTTGaacagacatttggacaggtccgTGAATGGGGAAGGTTCAGAAGGAGATGGGCCAAACGCAGGAAAAGGGGTCCAGCTCAGGTAGGGGACTGGGTCAGCAGGTAGGCGATGGGCTGAAAGACCTGTGGTGTGCAGGATGACAATGACACTACACCAGTGCAACACGCAGAGAGGCCATCCCTTGCTCACAACGTGCCCAAAAAGCCATCATTGCGGGCATGTGACAGACATTGGAACCATAACTAACCCATCTGATTTGTGATTGTTACAGGATCCTCGGTGTAAGATATGCATTAACACACCTGTCATCAAAAGCTCAAACCACTTGTTTTTGGAATTGCCCAAGGTAAATACGGTGAAAGTTTATTCTATGCACAGTACCATCCGAGATGCACTgacattcttgcttgctgcaactGTGCAGGAACGTAGAACGCTCCAGCAAGCAGTAATTACAATTAAATGACcacacgtgggggggggggggggggtggggggggcgggagtAAATATAAAAGGGGAGATGAATACTCACATTGGCACACAGATGTTTTTGTAGTCACAGAGTAGTTTACTGTCAGGGTGAGGTCGTATGGGGAGGTGAAAGAACATGAAAACTGGGTTAAAACAGTTCTGGAACCTGGAGGTCGGTGCCTGTGATAGACTCGGTGAGGTTCCTGCAACTTCTGCGTTTCTGGGCACTCGCATTGCCaatccaggccatgatgcagccaactGGACACTTTTCCTCTGCACACCTCGACAGGGTGTTCAATATGTTACATCTCCTTAGACCTGTGAAAACGATGAGGCTTTGGTGTGCCTCCTTCACGGTTGTCTTGATGTGCTGGCTTCAGGACAGGTCCTCTTCTCCAGCTCCCTTCCTCAGTCAGCACACCAAACAGGCTTGTTAGTCTTCCAGGATTCTGGTGGGGCGTGCAGAGTAAATGGCAGGGATCCAAGGAGCATTGATGGACAGAGGAGCAAGTCCATGACTCCCTACTGGGTAGGGTGGCAGAGAAGGCATTTGGCTGGATTGTGTCAATAGACTGAGGCACCGAATATAGGAGTTGGGCATCATGTTATAGCTGGTCAAAATATTGATGAGACAAcacgtggagtattgtgtgcagttaagGGTATGGAAGGCAGAGCGAGTGAAGAGGAGACtcaacaggatgttgcctggaatggtggGTGtggttacaaggagagattggacaagctGTGGAACAGAGGAGGCTGAAGGGGAACTTCAGAGAGGCACAAACAGGAGAGGGAGACACTCTTTCTCAGAGCACAGGAATTGAACTAGGGGTACATGATTAAGGGaaagggagaaatttaaaggagatctagGTTCGGATGATGACAATcttgaaaagacatttggataggacaggagagatgGAAAATTCCCCAAGCTCCACTGAGCTAGCTGATAAACTTGGCTCAACTCATACCTGTATTTCCCAGGACAGATCAGCAGTGCAGAGGGAGAGGCAGGAGAGAGCTTCAAGTTTTCAAGGGGTGAATATCATGAACAATCTGTCCCAGTCCAACCACATTGACTTAATGACCCAGAAAGCACCTAGACTTCCTCAGAAACTGGACGAAATTTGGTGTGTCCCCCAACAACTCTGACAGGTGCCCCATTGAAGGTATTCTGTCAGGGTGTGGGACGGGAACTGCTCCGCACAAGTCAGCAAGGAACTGCACAGGGTTGTGAATGTGCCTCAGATTatcacacccctctcccctcaatcGACcccgtctacacctcatcacaccccctcccctccatcgaccccgtctacacctcatcacaccctctcccctccaccgaccccgtctacacctcatcacaccccctcccctccatcgaccccgTCGACACCTCAtcactccccctcccatccaccgaCCCCGTCTACATCTCATCACTCCCCCTCCTGTCCATCGACTCCGTCTACATCTCATCACTCCCCCTCCTGTCCATCGACTCCGTCTACATCTCATCACTCCCCCTCCTGTCCATCGACTCCGTCTACATCTCATCGCTCCCCCTCCTGTCCATCGACTCCGTCTACATCTCATCACACCCCCTACCAACGGGAGAAGATACTGGAGCGAgaaaacatgaacctccagaACCAAGATTGTTTTTATCCTGCTGCAATCAGACTCTTAAACAATTCAACGTTTCGACCCTGTCATCCCACCCCACCCACTGGGTGCAGTTCAATTTGCAGATGTTTGTTGTTGAAACAGCTGGAAGAGCGGCTGGAGCAGTGGCTGGAAAAGTCGGTGAGCACTGGGGACTGGACACCCAACGCTCGCTTCATTGCTCGCTCTTGGATCCGCGATGGAATTAAACCTCGTTGCATCACCCGCGACCTGAAATGGGGCACTCCTGTTCCCCTGCAGGGTTTCACAGACAAGGTAAGGTGCCAGGGCTGGGGTTTTGTGAGTGtttcccctccttccttcccccccccccccccccccccacctcctcaccgtcccatcacacaccactcccagggtcagacacagagtgaagctctctccacactgtcccatcatacattcccggggtcagacacagagtgacactccctccacactgtcccatcacacactcccacggtcagacacatagtgaagctccctccacaccgtcccatcacacactcccagggtcagacacagagtgaagctctctccacactgtcccatcatacattcccagggtcagacacagagtgacactccctccacactgtcccatcacacactcccacggtcagacacagagtgaagctccctccacactgtcccatcacacactcccaaggtcagacacagagtgaagctccctccacaccatcctgtcAGACACCAGTCTCCCTCTGACTGTGCACCATTTGTCCCCAGGTGTTCTATGTGTGGTTCGATGCTCCTATTGGTTACATCTCCATCACGGCTAATTACACCGAGCATTGGGAGAAGTGGTGGAAGAACCCAGAGGAGGTAAGATGTTTGGGGAGCGGGTATGGAAGGAGCCAGGGTCGTGGGGGAGATCGCTGATCTCTCCTGTGTCTTTAGAATTGGAGAATTTaatagcatggaaacaagccaaaTGGCTGGCTCAACTCCTGCTGTCTACTTGTTGTGTCCCCTCCCTCTGTTGCAAATCTGGACCACAGTTATCTGATATGCTGATCGGTGGGAGATCTGAATGTGGTCTCTCTGTCCCTCGATACAGGTGGAGCTCTACAATTTCATGGCAAAAGATAACGTCCCATTTCACAGTGTTGTGTTCCCCTGCTCACTGCTGGGGGCTGAGGATAATTACACCCTTGTCAACAGCCTCATTGCCACAGGTTGGTGAGTGTGTGGTATGTCTGTGGTTGGGTGTTATTGCTGCATTTGTATGTGTCTGCTCGAGTATTTCTGTGTCTCCCCCATGGTCCCCCCCTCAGCCACTGCGCACCcctgtctccctcctcccccctcataTGGCTCTTTGCTGCCTACAGAGTATCTGAACTATGAGGACGGCAAGTTCTCCAAGAGCCGGGGAGTGGGAGTGTTTGGCGACATGGCCCAAGAGACGGGCATTGCTGCCGACATCTGGCGCTTTTACTTGCTGTACATCCGTCCAGAGGGACAGGATAGCTTCTTCTCCTGGACCGACTTCATGTTGAAAAACAACTCTGAGCTTCTAAACAACCTGGGCAACTTTATCAACAGgtacagtggggagggggaggggatggatgtggggggaggagagggggagttgTGGTAGGGGTGGGTAAGAAGCAGTGAGATGGGAGAAAAGGTTGGGAaggtggggtggatgagggaggagaggtTTTGTGGGCAGGGAAGTGAGAGATGGTCGAGAAGGTGGGAAGAGGCGGCATGGAGGAGCGATGGAGTGGGTGGAGGCATTGAGTAGGCAAGGGTGGTGATGGGGAGGGCAGATGGGTGGGGGATAGGGTAGAAATGTGTGGGGGTGGGCGGAgatgggatgggtgggggaggagggaggagcgaTGGGAGGAGGATTTCTGTGCTGCTCCAAGGAGTGGTTTGACTGGGCTACTCTGGCTGTTTGTGTGTCTGCGACAGGGCTGGGGTGTTCGTGGTGAAGTTTTTTGAAGGCTGTGTGCCAGCAATGGAGCTTAACCAGGAGGACAAGAGGCTGCTGGTTCAAGTGACATGGGAGCTGCAACAGTACAACCAGAATCTGCAGAGGGTTCGGTGAGTGCCAGGCAGCTGGAGCCTACACTGCCAATACAGTCCAGACCTCTCCGCTAACAATGCACCTGCTCGTCCCTTCCCACCACCAACACAGCCACTCACTCTCTACCCCAACACACCCCGTCCCTCCCTTTAAACCATTGTgccctgtccctccctcccctctccaccaacgtgccctgtccctccctcccctctccaccaacgtgccctgtccctccctccctgccACCACGCCCTGTCCCTCCCCAATGCCAGGCACCTTGTTTAATGCTCCTCCTCTCCTCTGCTGCAGGATCCGTGATGCCCTGAGGTGCATCCTGAATATCTCCCGCAGTGGGAACCAGTACATACAGGTGAACGAGCCATGGCGACGAGTGCGAGGGAGTGATTCTGACAAGTGAGTTTGAATCAAAGATCACCCCCCACTCCGTGCTCCACCCTGCATCGCTTTCACCTTCCACAACCCATCGGTCCTTGCTGTGCAGAGTTCCCAGCACCTCTCAACTGCACCCCTGCCCTGATGCATTTTCCAATTTAAAGTTCGCTGTCATGCTGTGCCTTGGCCTCCGACCAGCAGGTGGAGATATGTGTGGCTCCGTGGCCATGGGGCGAATCTTCAGCCTGTGTGGaggaccagggaggagggagtgagtGCTGTGGGAGGGCGGCGAGGAGGGAAGGCTTTGTGGGTTTAACCTGATTCTCTC is part of the Narcine bancroftii isolate sNarBan1 chromosome 12, sNarBan1.hap1, whole genome shotgun sequence genome and encodes:
- the mars1 gene encoding methionine--tRNA ligase, cytoplasmic isoform X1 — translated: MVPRLFLTAGHPGNLKVEAAAQLTGVRPEQRLVGPHDRVVPYLSQTRLPALQLPNGDFIFSTNTICQYLFTVSGKEPVDTTNQWLEWEATQLQPAVCTALQLILVQVREKEKAVGMIKRQLTKLNQALSSQNLLYLTSDAVTVADVVIWGTLHPLLQNDVNFQGGFVSLWEWFQRMSCMGACVAAVDAVLQGKGVQVFKGYLQKQSPPPSADQLTANGTQGGAGLDRRVTEEDERKAEEAWCSGLAALPKPRDVQQPILPQKNERNLLITSALPYVNNVPHLGNIIGCVLSADVFARYSRLRGWNTLYICGTDEYGTATETKALEEGLSPRQICDKYNAIHARIYRWFNISFDYFGRTSTQHQTRIAQDIFSRLQERGFLTSQTVDQLCCEKCQRFLADRFVEGICPFCSYQEARGDQCDLCGKLINAVDLKDPRCKICINTPVIKSSNHLFLELPKLEERLEQWLEKSVSTGDWTPNARFIARSWIRDGIKPRCITRDLKWGTPVPLQGFTDKVFYVWFDAPIGYISITANYTEHWEKWWKNPEEVELYNFMAKDNVPFHSVVFPCSLLGAEDNYTLVNSLIATEYLNYEDGKFSKSRGVGVFGDMAQETGIAADIWRFYLLYIRPEGQDSFFSWTDFMLKNNSELLNNLGNFINRAGVFVVKFFEGCVPAMELNQEDKRLLVQVTWELQQYNQNLQRVRIRDALRCILNISRSGNQYIQVNEPWRRVRGSDSDKNRAGTVTGVAVNLACLLSVLLQPYMPSVSQTIQSQLRAPQTCNVLVDQFVCYLPMGHKIGTISPLFQKLESSRIEELRNKYSGQQHCSDKPTIPSPGVKPGMLSDPRHVTDVPQLSVTKQEEPELAV
- the mars1 gene encoding methionine--tRNA ligase, cytoplasmic isoform X2 is translated as MVPRLFLTAGHPGNLKVEAAAQLTGVRPEQRLVGPHDRVVPYLSQTRLPALQLPNGDFIFSTNTICQYLFTVSGKEPVDTTNQWLEWEATQLQPAVCTALQLILVQVREKEKAVGMIKRQLTKLNQALSSQNLLYLTSDAVTVADVVIWGTLHPLLQNDVNFQGGFVSLWEWFQRMSCMGACVAAVDAVLQGKGVQVFKGYLQKQSPPPSADQLTANGTQGGAGLDRRVTEEDERKAEEAWCSGLAALPKPRDVQQPILPQKNERNLLITSALPYVNNVPHLGNIIGCVLSADVFARYSRLRGWNTLYICGTDEYGTATETKALEEGLSPRQICDKYNAIHARIYRWFNISFDYFGRTSTQHQTRIAQDIFSRLQERGFLTSQTVDQLCCEKCQRFLADRFVEGICPFCSYQEARGDQCDLCGKLINAVDLKDPRCKICINTPVIKSSNHLFLELPKLEERLEQWLEKSVSTGDWTPNARFIARSWIRDGIKPRCITRDLKWGTPVPLQGFTDKVFYVWFDAPIGYISITANYTEHWEKWWKNPEEVELYNFMAKDNVPFHSVVFPCSLLGAEDNYTLVNSLIATEYLNYEDGKFSKSRGVGVFGDMAQETGIAADIWRFYLLYIRPEGQDSFFSWTDFMLKNNSELLNNLGNFINRAGVFVVKFFEGCVPAMELNQEDKRLLVQVTWELQQYNQNLQRVRIRDALRCILNISRSGNQYIQVNEPWRRVRGSDSDKNRAGTVTGVAVNLACLLSVLLQPYMPSVSQTIQSQLRAPQTCNVLVDQFVCYLPMGHKIGTISPLFQKLESSRIEELRNKYSGQQEEPELAV
- the mars1 gene encoding methionine--tRNA ligase, cytoplasmic isoform X3 produces the protein MVPRLFLTAGHPGNLKVEAAAQLTGVRPEQRLVGPHDRVVPYLSQTRLPALQLPNGDFIFSTNTICQYLFTVSGKEPVDTTNQWLEWEATQLQDAVTVADVVIWGTLHPLLQNDVNFQGGFVSLWEWFQRMSCMGACVAAVDAVLQGKGVQVFKGYLQKQSPPPSADQLTANGTQGGAGLDRRVTEEDERKAEEAWCSGLAALPKPRDVQQPILPQKNERNLLITSALPYVNNVPHLGNIIGCVLSADVFARYSRLRGWNTLYICGTDEYGTATETKALEEGLSPRQICDKYNAIHARIYRWFNISFDYFGRTSTQHQTRIAQDIFSRLQERGFLTSQTVDQLCCEKCQRFLADRFVEGICPFCSYQEARGDQCDLCGKLINAVDLKDPRCKICINTPVIKSSNHLFLELPKLEERLEQWLEKSVSTGDWTPNARFIARSWIRDGIKPRCITRDLKWGTPVPLQGFTDKVFYVWFDAPIGYISITANYTEHWEKWWKNPEEVELYNFMAKDNVPFHSVVFPCSLLGAEDNYTLVNSLIATEYLNYEDGKFSKSRGVGVFGDMAQETGIAADIWRFYLLYIRPEGQDSFFSWTDFMLKNNSELLNNLGNFINRAGVFVVKFFEGCVPAMELNQEDKRLLVQVTWELQQYNQNLQRVRIRDALRCILNISRSGNQYIQVNEPWRRVRGSDSDKNRAGTVTGVAVNLACLLSVLLQPYMPSVSQTIQSQLRAPQTCNVLVDQFVCYLPMGHKIGTISPLFQKLESSRIEELRNKYSGQQHCSDKPTIPSPGVKPGMLSDPRHVTDVPQLSVTKQEEPELAV